The following are encoded in a window of Pseudomonas sp. JQ170C genomic DNA:
- a CDS encoding peptidoglycan D,D-transpeptidase FtsI family protein, whose product MKLEGALYPWRFRVVIGLLALMVGAIAWRIIDLQVVDRDFLKGQGDARSLRHIPIPAHRGLITDRNGEPLAVSTPVTTLWANPKEMQAYKDRWPALAAALKQNPQQLSQRLEQQAGKEFIYLVRGLTPEQGQVILDLKIPGVYGIEEFRRFYPAGDVAAHMVGFTDLDDHGREGVELAYDEWLAGVPGKRQVIKDRRGRLIKDIQVTKNAKAGKTLALSIDLRLQYLATRELRNAIAEQEAKAGSLVILDVKTGEVLAMVNQPTYNPNNRRSMFPAAMRNRAIIDVFEPGSTVKPLSMSAALQSGRWKPTDKVEVYPGTLQLGRYTIRDVSRSEGPILDLTGILINSSNVGMSKIAFDIGGESIYRVMSQLGLGQYTGLGFPGERVGNLPNHREWRKAETATLSYGYGLSVTALQLVHAYAALANDGKMVPLSILKVDKTPESTQVVPVEVAKTIQGMVQQVIEAPRGVFRAQVPFYHVGGKSGTARKATIGSKGYTENSYRSLFAGFGPMSDPRYAVVVVIDEPSKGGYFGGLVSAPVFSKVMSGTLRLMNIPPDNLPPATPPQQVNAAPAKGGRG is encoded by the coding sequence ATGAAACTTGAAGGCGCACTCTATCCCTGGCGGTTTCGCGTGGTCATCGGCCTGCTGGCCTTGATGGTCGGTGCGATCGCCTGGCGCATCATCGACCTGCAAGTGGTCGACCGAGACTTCCTCAAGGGGCAGGGCGACGCTCGCAGCCTGCGGCATATCCCTATTCCTGCGCACCGCGGCCTGATCACTGACCGTAACGGCGAACCGCTGGCGGTGAGTACGCCGGTTACTACCCTGTGGGCCAACCCCAAGGAAATGCAGGCCTACAAGGATCGCTGGCCGGCACTGGCCGCAGCGCTCAAGCAGAACCCGCAACAGCTTTCCCAGCGTCTGGAACAACAGGCCGGCAAAGAATTCATCTACCTGGTCCGGGGCCTGACGCCGGAGCAAGGGCAGGTGATCCTTGATCTGAAAATTCCCGGTGTCTATGGCATCGAGGAATTTCGTCGTTTCTACCCGGCCGGTGATGTGGCCGCGCACATGGTTGGCTTTACCGACCTTGATGATCATGGTCGGGAAGGGGTCGAGCTGGCCTACGATGAGTGGCTTGCCGGCGTGCCCGGCAAGCGACAGGTCATCAAGGACCGGCGTGGCCGGCTGATCAAAGACATCCAGGTAACCAAAAACGCCAAGGCCGGTAAGACCTTGGCGTTGTCCATCGACCTGCGCCTGCAATACCTGGCGACCCGCGAGCTGCGCAATGCGATTGCCGAGCAGGAAGCCAAGGCGGGCAGCCTGGTGATCCTGGATGTGAAGACTGGCGAAGTACTGGCCATGGTCAACCAGCCGACCTACAACCCGAACAACCGTCGCAGCATGTTCCCGGCCGCCATGCGTAACCGGGCGATCATTGACGTGTTCGAGCCAGGCTCCACGGTCAAGCCGCTGTCGATGAGTGCGGCCCTGCAAAGCGGCCGCTGGAAGCCGACCGACAAGGTCGAGGTCTATCCGGGCACCTTGCAGCTGGGGCGCTACACCATTCGTGACGTGTCCAGAAGCGAAGGCCCGATCCTCGACCTGACCGGCATCCTGATCAACTCCAGTAACGTCGGCATGAGCAAAATTGCCTTCGATATCGGTGGAGAGTCCATCTACCGCGTGATGTCCCAGCTAGGCCTGGGGCAGTACACCGGCCTGGGCTTCCCGGGTGAGCGGGTGGGCAACCTGCCTAACCACCGCGAGTGGCGCAAGGCAGAAACTGCAACGCTGTCCTACGGCTACGGCCTGTCGGTGACCGCGCTGCAACTGGTGCATGCCTACGCCGCGCTGGCCAACGACGGCAAGATGGTGCCGCTGAGCATTCTCAAGGTCGACAAGACGCCGGAGTCCACGCAAGTGGTGCCGGTGGAAGTCGCCAAGACCATCCAGGGCATGGTCCAGCAGGTCATCGAAGCGCCGCGCGGTGTGTTCCGTGCGCAGGTGCCGTTCTACCACGTAGGTGGCAAGAGTGGTACGGCGCGTAAGGCCACTATCGGTTCCAAGGGCTACACCGAGAACTCCTACCGCTCGCTGTTCGCAGGCTTCGGCCCGATGAGCGACCCGCGCTATGCGGTGGTGGTGGTAATCGATGAACCGAGCAAAGGCGGCTACTTCGGTGGTCTGGTCTCTGCGCCGGTCTTCAGCAAAGTCATGTCTGGCACCTTGCGCCTGATGAATATTCCGCCGGACAACCTGCCGCCGGCGACACCACCGCAGCAGGTCAATGCTGCGCCCGCCAAGGGAGGGCGCGGTTAA
- the ftsL gene encoding cell division protein FtsL has translation MSRLFAKPLPGGSFLMLLLFIAVLVSSVAVSYSAHWNRQLLNTLYGELSERDKAQAEWGRLILEQSTWTAHSRIENLASEQLKMRIPAADEVRMVAP, from the coding sequence GTGAGCCGCTTGTTCGCCAAGCCTTTGCCAGGCGGAAGCTTCCTGATGCTTCTGCTGTTTATCGCCGTGCTCGTTTCTTCGGTGGCGGTGTCTTACAGCGCGCACTGGAACCGTCAACTGCTCAACACTCTCTATGGCGAACTCAGCGAGCGCGACAAAGCGCAAGCCGAGTGGGGCCGGCTGATTCTCGAACAAAGCACGTGGACCGCCCATAGTCGGATCGAGAACCTGGCCAGCGAACAACTGAAAATGCGCATTCCGGCGGCCGATGAAGTACGGATGGTGGCGCCATGA